A region of Sparus aurata chromosome 8, fSpaAur1.1, whole genome shotgun sequence DNA encodes the following proteins:
- the pgpep1l gene encoding pyroglutamyl-peptidase 1 has product MKLSPLTDCETDCAMNGGDTVLVTGFGPFRQFLVNPSWTAAQGLKLVGLGEMTDVCIQELPVSYVKTQRIIAEVWKNLRPKFAVHLGVASGSSVVVLEQTGKNSGYRDRDVCGFCPESHCCVEGGPEKLDSVINMRVVSKEFRQAGRDVVYSRDAGRYLCEFAYYCSLYHGQRRAALVHVPSRGGLSSADRLVPLLQSLIQTMLEQLEDPV; this is encoded by the exons ATGaaactctctcctctcactgaCTGTGAGACTGACTGCGCCATGaatggaggagacactgtgcTCGTTACAG gTTTTGGACCTTTCAGACAGTTCTTAGTGAACCCCAGCTGGACAGCAGCTCAG GGACTGAAGTTGGTCGGTTTGGGAGAGATGACTGATGTTTGCATCCAGGAGTTACCTGTGAGTTATGTGAAGACTCAGAGAATCATTGCTGAGGTTTGGAAAAATCTTCGACCAAAG TTTGCTGTACACCTCGGCGTAGCCAGTGGCTCCAGTGTCGTCGTTCTGGAGCAAACAGGGAAGAACAGCggctacagagacagagacgtGTGCGGCTTCTGTCCTGAGAGTCACTGCtgtgtggagggaggaccagAGAAACTGGACTCGGTCATCAACATGAGGGTCGTCTCCAAAGAGTTCAGACAAGCAGGGAGGGATGTGGTTTACTCAAGAGACGCTGGCAG GTACCTGTGTGAGTTTGCGTACTACTGCTCGCTGTATCACGGTCAGAGGAGGGCGGCCCTCGTCCACGTTCCTTCACGTGGAGGCCTGAGCTCGGCCGACAGACTGGTgcctctgctgcagagcctcattCAGACCAtgctggagcagctggaggaccCTGTGTGA